Proteins found in one Exiguobacterium sp. 9-2 genomic segment:
- a CDS encoding tyrosine-protein phosphatase: protein MRDIYMVDIHCHILPLVDDGPASVEHALQLAEQAVAEGVSRIIATPHLYHPQFETEDVDVQLTVDEFNVLLKQRDIPLTVYPGHEIRLIGELMEALEAGQALTLNDSRYILIEFPSSGIPSYARQVFAELISDGYIPVVAHPEKNKAIIQNPSLLFELISNGAISQVTCASLIGKYGKDVQRFAIALLENGLAHLVASDAHHLEKRPFYWKQCERMLEKTFEDWLIDEIYENNEAVLLNQLVTINPPSPVEKNWKGQWV, encoded by the coding sequence GTGAGGGACATTTATATGGTTGATATCCACTGTCATATCTTGCCGCTCGTCGATGACGGTCCGGCTAGTGTCGAACACGCGTTACAGTTAGCCGAACAAGCCGTTGCAGAAGGGGTGTCGCGGATCATCGCGACACCACACCTCTATCACCCACAATTCGAAACAGAAGATGTCGATGTTCAGTTGACGGTTGATGAGTTCAATGTCTTGTTGAAACAACGTGATATTCCGTTAACCGTCTATCCAGGTCATGAGATCCGGTTGATCGGTGAGTTGATGGAAGCGTTAGAAGCAGGGCAAGCGCTGACACTCAACGATTCACGCTATATTTTGATCGAGTTTCCGTCAAGCGGGATTCCATCGTATGCGCGCCAAGTCTTTGCAGAATTGATTTCTGATGGTTATATTCCCGTTGTTGCCCATCCGGAAAAGAACAAGGCGATTATTCAGAATCCGTCATTACTGTTTGAATTGATATCAAACGGTGCCATCAGTCAGGTGACGTGTGCTAGTCTGATCGGCAAATACGGAAAGGATGTCCAGCGGTTTGCGATTGCCTTGCTTGAGAATGGATTAGCCCATCTTGTTGCAAGTGATGCGCATCATCTCGAGAAACGTCCATTCTATTGGAAACAATGCGAACGGATGCTTGAGAAAACATTCGAAGATTGGTTGATCGATGAAATTTATGAAAACAATGAAGCCGTTCTCTTGAACCAACTCGTGACAATCAATCCCCCGAGTCCTGTCGAGAAGAATTGGAAAGGGCAGTGGGTATAA